One window from the genome of Metabacillus flavus encodes:
- a CDS encoding mismatch-specific DNA-glycosylase gives MDRPMDLLDCGLTILFTGFNPSIQSGLTGHHYANRTNRFWKILFEAGLTDRIYQPEEDHTLLKKGFGFTNIVHRPTKNAMEITKQEYAEGRLELMEKIKTYQPGIVCFVGKGVYLQYRRAKKAPWGFQKDPLISGVKEFAAPSSSGLVRMKTEEIVSIYKVMNEYIKKRD, from the coding sequence ATGGATAGACCGATGGATTTGCTGGACTGCGGCTTGACGATTCTTTTTACAGGATTTAACCCCAGTATTCAATCGGGTTTGACCGGACATCATTATGCCAATCGGACAAACCGCTTCTGGAAAATTCTTTTTGAAGCAGGCCTTACTGACAGGATCTATCAGCCGGAAGAGGATCATACTCTTTTAAAAAAAGGATTCGGGTTTACCAACATTGTACACAGGCCCACAAAAAATGCGATGGAGATTACGAAGCAGGAATATGCAGAAGGCAGGCTGGAATTGATGGAGAAAATAAAAACCTATCAGCCTGGCATTGTATGTTTTGTGGGAAAAGGTGTTTATCTTCAGTACAGAAGAGCGAAAAAAGCTCCATGGGGATTCCAAAAAGATCCGCTAATCAGCGGAGTAAAGGAATTTGCTGCACCTTCTTCAAGTGGACTTGTACGGATGAAGACCGAAGAAATTGTATCCATTTACAAAGTGATGAACGAGTATATTAAAAAAAGGGACTGA